A section of the Maylandia zebra isolate NMK-2024a linkage group LG8, Mzebra_GT3a, whole genome shotgun sequence genome encodes:
- the LOC101463964 gene encoding zinc finger protein 503 gives MITSPTVSVLRNSTNLAWESGSSGEKGAVKISQLSVHNSVSPADPTRQASRLPIKVLKMLTARAGHILHPEYLQPLPSTPVSPIELDAKKSPLALLAQTCSQIGKPDPPSSSKLSSVTSNGSSDKEAKSGPLKMSDIGADDKSSFKPYSKSSEKKDSSSSLSGDKNSFRVPSATCQPFTPRTGSPGSCTSVSPLPSEGKAGDKEEKKESDSNKSTMTESNGSHGISGITSDGNQQQENTSGSKAVTSDSISVTSSSSSVLGSGLVAPVSPYKPGHTVFPLPPAGISYPGSLAGAYAGYPQPFLPHGMTLDPTKSSSQLLSAQFAAASSLGCSKAGTSPLAGASPPSLMSASLCRDPYCLSYHCTSHLSGAASANCAHDSAAAAAAASALKSGYPLMYPTHPLHGVHSTTPSFSGHPLYPYGFMLPNDPLPHVCNWVSANGPCDKRFSSSEELLSHLRTHTAFAGTEKLISGYPGSSSLANAAAAAAMACHMHMPPNGSPSSPSTLALRGPHHPLGLSSRYHPYSKSPLPTPGAPVPVPAATGPYYSPYALYGQRLTTASALGYQ, from the exons ATGATCACATCGCCCACGGTCTCTGTCCTGAGAAATAGCACAAATCTAGCGTGGGAGAGCGGCTCCTCGGGGGAGAAGGGAGCAGTGAAGATAAGCCAACTATCCGTCCACAACTCCGTCTCTCCCGCAGACCCTACTCGACAAGCCAGTCGTCTTCCCATAAAGGTTTTGAAAATGCTTACGGCACGGGCAGGACACATTTTACACCCGGAGTACCTACAGCCGTTACCGTCCACTCCTGTCAGTCCCATCGAG CTGGATGCCAAGAAGAGTCCGCTGGCCCTTCTGGCCCAAACGTGCTCTCAGATCGGCAAACCGGATCCGCCGTCCTCCTCCAAGCTGTCCTCTGTAACCTCCAATGGATCTAGCGACAAGGAGGCCAAATCCGGCCCGCTGAAGATGAGCGACATCGGAGCCGACGACAAATCGAGCTTCAAACCTTACTCAAAATCATCAGAGAAgaaggactcgagcagcagccTCAGTGGAGATAAAAACAGTTTCCGAGTGCCTAGCGCCACCTGCCAGCCGTTCACCCCCAGGACAGGCAGCCCCGGCTCCTGCACCTCCGTTTCTCCTCTGCCATCTGAAGGCAAAGCGGGGGAcaaggaggaaaagaaggagTCTGATAGCAATAAAAGCACTATGACGGAGAGCAACGGCAGCCACGGGATAAGTGGGATTACCTCTGACGGCAACCAGCAACAAGAAAACACATCTGGATCCAAGGCTGTTACATCAGACTCCATATCTGTAACCTCGTCATCATCATCCGTCCTCGGCTCCGGGCTGGTGGCCCCTGTCTCCCCCTATAAGCCCGGTCATACAGTTTTTCCTTTACCACCTGCTGGTATTTCCTATCCTGGAAGTTTAGCCGGTGCATATGCGGGTTATCCGCAGCCGTTTCTCCCTCATGGAATGACCCTTGACCCCACCAAATCCAGCAGCCAGCTTTTAAGCGCACAGTTTGCTGCTGCCAGCTCGCTGGGATGCAGCAAAGCGGGAACGAGCCCCTTAGCTGGAGCATCCCCACCGTCTCTAATGTCTGCTAGTCTGTGTCGAGACCCCTACTGCCTGAGTTACCACTGCACGAGCCATTTGTCCGGCGCAGCCAGCGCTAACTGCGCACATGACTCTGCGGCAGCTGCGGCAGCTGCCTCGGCGCTCAAGTCTGGATACCCGCTCATGTACCCGACGCACCCGTTACACGGCGTGCATTCCACGACCCCTTCTTTCAGCGGACATCCCTTATATCCTTACGGGTTTATGCTGCCCAACGACCCCCTGCCGCACGTGTGCAACTGGGTGTCGGCGAACGGACCTTGCGATAAGCGCTTTTCATCCTCCGAGGAGCTCCTCAGCCACTTGCGGACTCACACGGCCTTTGCCGGCACGGAGAAGTTGATATCTGGGTACCCGGGGTCGTCTTCTCTTGCtaacgctgctgctgctgctgctatggCTTGTCACATGCACATGCCTCCAAACGGAAGCCCGAGCAGCCCGAGCACGCTGGCCCTCAGGGGCCCTCACCACCCCCTCGGACTCAGCAGTCGCTACCACCCGTATTCAAAGAGCCCCCTGCCCACTCCCGGGGCCCCGGTGCCCGTGCCCGCGGCTACCGGACCATATTACTCCCCGTACGCCTTGTATGGACAAAGACTGACGACAGCATCGGCCTTAGGATATCAGTAG